One window of the Sebastes umbrosus isolate fSebUmb1 chromosome 1, fSebUmb1.pri, whole genome shotgun sequence genome contains the following:
- the LOC119497293 gene encoding elastase-1-like, which yields MLRLLVLTGLAALVLAELEPQPRYLEDITERVVGGEVAKPNSWPWQVSLQVKDGSNFNHVCGGTLIERGWVMTAAHCVDSNMTWRVILGEHDLYNDSGREQTMTVSAVYIHPKWDLNSVGNGFDIALLRLSSEATLDSYVQLGSLPQRGQILPHNNLCIITGWGHTSTGGSLSDWLKQAYLPLVDHKTCNRPDWWNSFVKTTMVCAGGRYDGGCIGDSGGPLNCIVNGKYYVHGITSFVSDKGCNAHKQPTIFTRVSAYIRWMNSIMM from the exons ATGCTTAGACTTCTGGTGTTGACAGGTCTCGCAGCCCTGG TGCTGGCTGAACTGGAGCCCCAGCCCAGGTACCTGGAGGACATTACTGAAAGAGTCGTGGGAGGTGAGGTGGCCAAACCCAACTCCTGGCCCTGGCAG GTCTCTCTTCAGGTCAAAGATGGCAGCAACTTCAACCACGTATGCGGAGGAACCCTGATCGAGAGAGGCTGGGTTATGACTGCTGCTCACTGTGTGGACAG cAATATGACGTGGCGCGTCATTCTCGGTGAACATGACCTCTACAACGACAGTGGCAGAGAGCAGACCATGACTGTCAGCGCCGTTTACATCCATCCCAAATGGGACCTCAACAGTGTGGGTAATGG GTTCGACATTGCCCTGCTGCGTTTGTCTTCCGAGGCCACCCTGGACTCCTACGTCCAGCTGGGCTCTCTGCCTCAAAGAGGACAGATTCTGCCCCACAACAACCTCTGCATCATCACCGGATGGGGACACACTTCCA CCGGTGGCAGCCTGTCCGACTGGCTGAAGCAGGCCTACCTTCCTCTGGTCGATCACAAGACCTGCAACAGACCTGACTGGTGGAACAGCTTCGTCAAAACCACCATGGTGTGTGCCGGTGGTCGTTACGATGGCGGATGCATT GGTGACTCTGGCGGCCCTCTGAACTGCATTGTTAATGGAAAATACTACGTCCACGGTATTACCAGCTTTGTGTCTGATAAGGGATGCAACGCGCACAAACAGCCCACCATCTTCACCCGTGTCTCCGCCTACATCCGCTGGATGAACTCT
- the LOC119497287 gene encoding elastase-1-like: MLRLLVLTSLTALVLAELEPQPRYLEDITERVVGGAMARPNSWPWQVSLQYESGSRYIHHCGGTLIKEGWVMTAAHCVDSPRTWLVFLGEHDFYSDSYNEQIITVSEVFTHRGWDSNRPSNGFDIALLRLSSPATLDSYVQLGSLPTTGQILPHNNLCYITGWGRTSTDGSLSSELMEAYLPLVDYKICSRHDWWGSSVKTTMVCGGGGYEGGCNGDSGGPLNCLVNGKYYVHGITSFVSDKGCNAHKQPTVFTRVSAYIDWINSVMI; the protein is encoded by the exons ATGCTTAGACTTCTGGTGTTGACAAGTCTCACAGCCCTGG TGCTGGCTGAACTGGAGCCCCAGCCCAGGTACCTGGAGGACATTACTGAAAGAGTCGTGGGAGGTGCCATGGCCAGACCCAACTCCTGGCCCTGGCAG GTCTCTCTTCAGTACGAATCTGGCAGCAGGTACATCCACCATTGCGGAGGAACCCTGATCAAGGAAGGCTGGGTTATGACTGCTGCTCACTGTGTGGACAG cCCTAGGACGTGGCTCGTCTTTCTCGGTGAACATGACTTCTACAGCGACAGTTACAATGAGCAAATAATAACTGTCAGCGAAGTTTTCACCCATAGAGGATGGGACTCCAACAGACCTAGTAATGG GTTCGACATTGCCCTGCTGCGTTTGTCTTCCCCTGCCACCCTGGACTCCTACGTCCAGCTGGGCTCTCTGCCTACCACCGGACAGATTCTGCCCCACAACAACCTCTGCTACATCACCGGATGGGGACGCACTTCCA CCGATGGCAGCCTGTCCTCAGAGCTGATGGAGGCCTACCTTCCTCTGGTCGACTACAAGATCTGCAGCAGACATGACTGGTGGGGCAGCTCCGTCAAAACCACCATGGTGTGCGGCGGTGGTGGTTACGAGGGCGGATGCAAT GGTGACTCTGGCGGCCCTCTGAACTGCCTTGTTAATGGAAAATACTACGTCCACGGTATTACCAGCTTTGTGTCTGATAAGGGATGCAACGCGCACAAACAGCCCACCGTCTTCACCCGTGTCTCCGCCTACATCGACTGGATAAACTCT GTCATGATATAA
- the LOC119497280 gene encoding elastase-1-like produces MLRLLVLTGLAALVLAELEPQPRYLEDITERVVGGEVAKPNSWPWQVSLQYESGSRYIHHCGGTLIKEGWVMTAAHCVDSPRTWLVVLGEHDLYSDSYNEQLITVSEVFTHRGWDSNRPSNGFDIALLRLSFPATLNSYVQLGSLPPTGQILPHNTHCIITGWGRTSTDGSLSDQLMEANLPLVDYKICSRHDWWGSSVKTTMVCGGGGYKGGCNGDSGGPLNCHFYGNYYVHGIASFVSDKGCNAHKQPTVFTRVSAYIDWINSVMI; encoded by the exons ATGCTTAGACTTCTGGTGTTGACAGGTCTCGCAGCCCTGG TGCTGGCTGAACTGGAGCCCCAGCCCAGGTACCTGGAGGACATTACTGAAAGAGTCGTGGGAGGTGAGGTGGCCAAACCCAACTCCTGGCCCTGGCAG GTCTCTCTTCAGTACGAATCTGGCAGCAGGTACATCCACCATTGCGGAGGAACCCTGATCAAGGAAGGCTGGGTTATGACTGCTGCTCACTGTGTGGACAG cCCTAGGACGTGGCTCGTCGTTCTCGGTGAACATGACCTCTACAGCGACAGTTACAATGAGCAATTAATAACTGTCAGCGAAGTTTTCACCCATAGAGGATGGGACTCCAACAGACCTAGTAATGG GTTCGACATTGCCCTGCTGCGTTTGTCTTTCCCTGCCACCCTGAACTCCTACGTCCAGCTGGGCTCTCTGCCTCCCACCGGACAGATTCTGCCCCACAACACCCACTGCATCATCACCGGATGGGGACGCACTTCCA CCGATGGCAGCCTGTCCGACCAGCTGATGGAGGCCAACCTTCCTCTGGTCGACTACAAGATCTGCAGCAGACATGACTGGTGGGGCAGCTCCGTCAAAACCACCATGGTGTGCGGCGGTGGTGGTTACAAGGGCGGATGCAAT GGTGACTCTGGCGGCCCTCTGAACTGCCATTTTTATGGAAACTACTACGTCCACGGTATTGCCAGCTTTGTGTCTGATAAGGGATGCAACGCGCACAAACAGCCCACCGTCTTCACCCGTGTCTCCGCCTACATCGACTGGATAAACTCT GTCATGATATAA